The Chitiniphilus purpureus sequence CGCCAAGATCCGTTACATCCACGCCGAGAAATACGTGGCCGACGTGGTGCGTGCCTACCAGCACAAGGCCTTTGACGAATTCAAGCGCTATTACCATTCGCTGGACCTGCTGCTGATCGACGACATCCAGTTCTTCGTCGGCAAGGACAAGACGCAGGAAGAGTTCTTCTACGCCTTCAATGCCCTGGTCGAGGCGCACAAGCAGATCATCATCACCTCGGACCGCTACCCCAAGGAGATCGACGGCCTGCAGGAGCGGCTGACCTCGCGCTTCTCCTGGGGCCTTACTGTGGCGATCGAGCCGCCGGAACTGGAAATGCGCGTGGCCATCCTGCTGAAGAAGGCCGAGCGCGAGAACTTCAAGCTCGATTCCACCGTGGCGTTCTTCATCGCCAAGAACATCCGCTCCAACGTGCGTGAGCTGGAAGGCGCACTGAAGCGCGTGCTGGCCTATGCCCGCTTCACCAACCAGCCGCTGACGCTGGAAGCGACCAAGGAAGCGCTGCGCGACATCCTTGCCGCCGGCAACCGGCAGATCTCGGTCGAGAACATCCAGAAGACCGTCGCCGACTTCTACAAGATCAAGATCGCGGACATGCACAGCAAGAAGCGCACGCGCGATATCGCCCGGCCGCGCCAGATCGCGATGGCGCTGACCAAGGAGCTGACGCAGATGAGCCTGCCGGCGGTGGGCGAAGCCTTTGGCGGACGCGATCACACCACCGTGCTGCATGCCTGCCGCACCGTCGATGACCTGCGCCAGAACGACACCGAGCTTGCGCATCAGTACGGCGTGCTCCTGCAGATGCTGCGCAGCTGAAGCGCCACGCGGCGCGGATCGCCCCGGCGCCGGGGCATGGCCCGGACCATGCCACGGTCGAATCGGCCGGCCGAATCAGGTAAGATTCTGCTGTTTAACTTTCTTGCGGATTCATCGACATGCAACTGTTGCAAGCCGAACGCGACGCGCTGTTGAAACCCCTCGCCACCGTCACTGGGATCGTGGAACGCCGGCATACGCTGCCTATCCTTTCCAATGTGCTGATCCAGAAGACGGGCGATACGCTCACCTTCACCGGCACCGATCTGGAAATCCAGATATCCGCGACGCAAAGCGAAGGATTCTCCGGCAACGACTTCGCCATCACCGTCTCCGCCAAGAAACTCACCGACATCCTGCGCGCCATCCCCGACAAGACCGTGGTCACGCTCGAGGAAACCGAATCGCGCCTGACGGTGAAGGCCGGCAAGAGCCGCTTCGCGCTGCAGACGCTGCCATCGGCCGACTTTCCGACGCTGGCGGTCGACACCAGCCTCAAGGCCACCGTGCGCATGGCCCAGGGCCAGCTCAAGGCCCTGCTTGGCCGCGTGCAATACGCCATGGCGCACCAGGACATCCGCTATTACCTGAACGGCCTGTTCCTCGTCACCGAGGGCAACCTGCTGAAGCTCGTCGCCACCGACGGGCACCGCCTGGGCTTTGCCAGCGCCGAGCTCTCGACCAGCTTCGACAAGAACGAAGTGATCCTGCCGCGCAAGACCATCCTCGAGCTCTACAAGCTGCTGCAGGACGTGGACGACGAAGTCGCCGTCGACATCGCCGGCAACCAGGTCAAGTTCAGCTTTGGCAACGTGGTGATCCACACCAAGGTGGTCGACGGCAAGTTCCCCGACTACAACCGCGTGATCCCGCAGAACAACGACAAGCTGCTGTCGATCGAGCGCACCCTGCTGCTGGCTGCGCTGCAACGCGCCGCCATCCTCTCCAACGAGAAATTCCGCGGTGTGCGGCTGGTGCTGACCGAGGGCGTGATCAAGATCCTGTGCAACAACAACGAGCAGGAAGAAGCGCAGGAGGAAGTGGAGGTCGCCTACGACGGCGCCCCGCTGGACATCGGCTTCAACATCCAATACCTGCTGGATGTGTTGACCAACCTGGCGGTCGAGCAGCTCGACTTCGCCTTCGGCGACGTCAACTCCTCGGTGCTGGTGACCATTCCGGACAACGCGCACTTCAAGTACATCGTGATGCCGATGCGCATCTGATCCGACTGCAGGAAAGAGGGAAGGGGAAAGCGGGATGGTTGGGCAGGATAGAAACCGTCCCGCTTTTCTCCTTGCCGATCCCAGCCCGGCCGACAACATGCCCGAGGCCTGGCCCCGGCCCTTCCCCCTTCTCTCTTCCCCCTTCCCGGTTTTAAGGCAATGAGCGAAAACAACGATCTCCCGCAAAATTCCAATCCGCAGGAATACGGTGCCGACAGCATCCGCATCCTCAAAGGGCTGGAAGCCGTGCGCAAGCGGCCCGGTATGTATATCGGGGATACGCAGGACGGCACCGGCCTGCACCACATGGTGTTCGAAGTGCTGGACAACGCCATCGACGAAGCGCTCGCCGGGCACTGCGACACCATCAAGGTGATCATCCACGCCGACAACTCGATCAGCGTGGAAGACAACGGCCGCGGCATTCCCACCGCGATCAAGGAAGACGACGAGTTCAAGCGCTCCGCCGCCGAAATCGTGATGACCGAGCTGCATGCCGGCGGCAAGTTCGACCAGAACAGCTACAAGGTCTCCGGCGGCCTGCACGGCGTGGGTGTATCGGTGGTGAACGCGCTTTCCGACTGGCTGCGCCTGACCATCCGCCGCGACGGCAAGGTGCACGAGATGGAGTTCCGCCGCGGCGCGCGCGTGGAGCCGTTGCAGGTGACCGGCAGCACCGACAAGCGCGGCACCGAGGTGCACTTCCTCGCCAGCGAGGAAACCTTCGGCCTCGTCGAATTCCACTTCGACATCCTGGCCAAGCGCATCCGCGAGCTGTCGTTCCTCAACAACGGCGTCAACATCACGCTGGTCGACCGCCGCGTCGGCAAGGAGGAAAGCTTCGCGCACTCCGGCGGCGTACGCGGCTTTGTGGAATACATGAACCGCAGCAAAAGCGTGCTGCACTCCCATATCTTCTACGCCATCGGCGAAAAGGACGGCATGACCGCCGAGGTGGCGATGCAGTGGAACGATTCCTACCAGGAATCGGTGCAGTGCTTCACCAACAACATCCCGCAACGCGACGGCGGCAGCCACCTGACCGCACTGCGCCAGGTGATGACGCGCACGCTCAACCAGTACATCGAGCAGGGCGAATTCGCCAAGAAAGCCAAGGTGGAAACCACCGGCGACGACATGCGCGAAGGGCTGACCTGCGTGCTGTCGGTGAAGCTGCCCGACCCCAAGTTCAGCAGCCAGACCAAGGACAAGCTCGTCTCCAGCGAGATCGGCCCGGTGGTGAACGAAGTGATCAGCAAGGCGCTGGCCGACTTCCTGCTGGAAAACCCCAGCGACGCCAAGATCATCTGCGGCAAGATCGTCGAAGCCGCGCGTGCGCGCGAAGCGGCGCGCAAGGCACGCGAAATCACCCGGCGCAAGGGCGTGCTCGACGGCCTGGGCCTGCCCGGCAAGCTTGCCGACTGCCAGGAAAAGGACCCCGCGCTGTCCGAACTCTACCTGGTGGAGGGCGATTCGGCCGGCGGCACCGCCAAGCAGGGGCGCGACCGCAAGTTCCAGGCCATCCTGCCGCTGCGCGGCAAGGTGCTGAACGTGGAGCGCGCGCGCTTCGACAAGCTGATCGGCTCCGAGCAGATCGCCACGCTGATCACCGCGCTGGGCTGCGGCATCGGCAAGGACGAATTCAACATCGACAAGCTGCGCTACCACCGCGTCATCATCATGACTGACGCGGACGTGGACGGCAGCCACATCCGCACCCTGCTGCTGACCTTCTTCTACCGGCAGATGCCCGAGCTGGTTGAGCGCGGCTATATCTACATCGCCCAACCGCCGCTGTACAAGCTCAAACACGGCAAGAGCGAAACCTATCTGAAGGACGATCCGGAGCTGAAGCAGCACCTGCTGCGCGCCGCCCTCAACGGCGCCGAGCTGACCCCCGGCGAAGGCCGCACCCCGATCGCCGGTGAGGCGCTGGAAGCACTGGCACGCCAGTACTTCATCGCCGAAGCGGTGATGGAGCGCGAAAGCCGCTTCCTCGACCCGGCCGTCCTCAACGCCATCCTCAACAGCGGCCCGCTCGACCTATCCAGCCCCGAGGCCGCCCAGCATAGCGCCGACCAGCTGCAGGCTGCCATCGCCAACCCGGCATTCACGCTGGATGTGACCAGCGACGAACACGGCGAGCGCTGCGCGCTGAAGATCGAAAAACGCCAGCACGGCGTGGTCGGCGTGCAATACATCGACGACGACTTCCTCAAGAGCGGCGACTACCTGCAGCTGCGCAAGACCGCCGACATGCTCAGCGGCCTGCTCGGCAGCGACGCCCGCGTACGCCGCGGCGACAACGTGCAGGCGGTGACCAGCTTCAGCCAGGCGCTGGGCTGGCTGATGAACGAAGTGCGCCGCAACATCAGCATCCAGCGCTACAAGGGCCTGGGCGAAATGAACGCCGAGCAGCTGTGGGAAACCACCATGGACGTGAACGTGCGCCGGCTGCTGAGGGTAAACATCGAAGACGCCGTGGCGGCGGACGAGATCTTTACTACGCTGATGGGGGACCAAGTGGAACCACGCCGGCAGTTCATCGAACAGAACGCGTTGATTGCGCGGAATATTGATGTTTGAGGTTGTAGGATCCGATTGAGATCTAGATTTTTCCCAAATCCCTAGATTTTTGGGATTCGTTCGGAAGCCTCCCCGTGTGGGAGGCTTCTTGCTTTCCAAGCCTCTAGAACGCGCGCGCATCGGTCCAAGGCAAGAGCAGGATCCGCTCTGCTCGCTCACAGATGCGCGGCCGATCTCGTCACGAAATGCTGTACAGCCAGTGATCGAACTGAAGAACGACTGCTGATCGGCCAAAGCGGACTCTGACATGTTAAGCAGCTTACGTCCGCTATTGCCTGGTGCCGATGTTGGTCAGCGTCAGTCGGTCCATGCAGTCGTAGCAGTATTCGCGCACGTCAGGTGGACTGCCCCGGCTTCCGTAGACAAATTCTAGCCTCACGCCGCAGTCCGCTCAAAGGCCTCGGGACTGACGCCGCCGAGATGGCTGTGACGGCGCGTTCGGTTGTAAAACACCTCGATGTAATCGAACACATCGGACTTGGCCAGTCCGCTTGCGGATCTGTTCCTTCTTCAGGCTACTGAAGAAGGATTCAGCCACCGCATTATCCCAGCAGTTACCGCGCCGGCTCATGCTCGGCTCCAGATTGTTAGCCGCGCAGAAACGATGCCAGTCGTCGCTACCATATTGCGACCCTTGGTCGGAATGCACCAACACCGATGCTTGCGGCTTGCGCCGCCAGGCCGCCATCAGCAACGCGACAGGGCTGGGACTACATCGAGCATCTGGGCTGGGATCAAGAACTCGAGGCCCTCGACGATCCACCGCGCTACAACGTGCCTCCAGGCACGTGCCAGCTGATGCTGCATCGCCTTGCTGAAGGCGGCGCTCCCGCCGCAGATTGGGTGTGGTGGAACTATCTGCCAACCTGGGCCAAGACCAAGGGCGACTATCCGAACGCCCGCATCGAAAAGGTGCTTCGCGGAAGCGGGTACTAGCGCGCCCCGTGGCAACACCGACGCCGCGGCATTATGCCGGTGATGGCTGGATCGAGTGGCTGGCACTGCATGGCGGCGGTAAGCAGCCCTACTACATCGACATCACAGCCAAGGATCGGCAACCGCTCTGGCTGCCAACCATCACGCTATGGCCGGAACCTGAATGGTAGACAACCACAAAGGATGGCATGGTGTGTTTTGCCTTCATTGGGCAGTCTTCCAGCGCTCAGCCGTTTCCAGCGCGTAGTCGCGGTAGCTCCGCAACGAGGTGCCCAGTTCTTGCTGCATGCGCTCGACTGCGCCAGCGGAACCCAGTTCGCCATCCCTCTGCATGCGCGCCATCATGAGCCGCATGTCATACGCCATCCAGGCCGGTGCAAAGCTCCGGAACCGAGCTTCAAAAGGCCCGATATCGTCACCTGCGTACTGGACGGTCTTGCCCAGCACATCACTCCACACAGCGGCGGCGGTTTCACCCGACAGTGCTGTTGGCCCCACGACATCTAGAACCTCTGTTGGCAAGGGTTCGCTCGCTGCGTCTCGACACTGCAGATGTCGTGCGGCAACCTGCGCCACGTCACGCGCATCCACCATGGAAATGCCTGCACTGCCGATAGGCATGGGATACACGCCCCGCTCCAGAACATCGGACCGAATCAAGGCATCGTCGTTCTGCATGAAGTAAGCGGGACGCAAAATGGTCGCGTTCATTCCAAGCTGTTCGATCATGCGTTCAACCGTGTGCTTCCCAGTGAAATGCGGAACGTCGGTGAAACGGTCGCTGTGCATGACAGACAGGTAGACGATGCGCTCGATACCTGCTTCGCGCGCCAGGTTGAGTGCAATCAGAGCCTGGGTGACTTCGTCCGCGGCCACCGTGTTGAGCAAGAAAAGCGTTCTTGCGCCACCCATGGCGGCGCGCATCGAATCAACATCCTGAAAGTCCCCCTTGACCGGCGTAACGCCCGACGGGAACTGTCGCTTTTCTGGTGTTCTGGTGAGGGCGTGGACGTCTGCGCCTTGCGCGGCTAGCAGCGCCACGACTTGTGAGCCGATAAGCCCCGTGCTGCCTGTAACGAGTATGGTCATTTGAGTTGCCTGAAAATGTGCGATGGCTTGTTGAAACAGGTCTGCGGCCAGACAACGAAGCGATCTATGTGTCCTCGCTCGACCCGGCAACAAGCTAAATTATTTATGGTTTAACCTTGCGTAAATAGACTCGTTTTGTGGACATCGGCGTACGCAAATATGAACAATGAAAACTATTCGCTCGACGATCTTCAGTGGTTCATCAAGATCGCGGAGGCAGGGAGCCTCTCACGGGCTTCTCGCCAACTGGATGTTCCAAAATCAACCTTGTCGCGCCGCTTGGCGCGCATGGAGACGGCAGCAGGGGTCAGCCTCGTCAAGCGCAATACCCGGGCCTTCGCATTGACGGACGATGGCCAACGCCTTCTGGACGGAACAAGTCCACTGATCCATAAACTGAACGCCGTCACCCATGACCTTTTTTCTCAGGATCAAACGCCAAGTGGTCGCGTTCGTCTGGCTGCGTCAGCGACATTTGGCAAAGTCGTGCTGCTTCCGCTGGTGACTGAGTACCTGTTCAAACACGAACATCTGGAACTGGATGTCAAGCTCAGCAACCGCCACGTCAACATCGTCGAAGAAGGCATTGATTTGGCGGTGCGCATTGGCGAACTTGTCGATTCCAGCCTGAAGGCCCGTGCCATCGGCACCGTACGCCCCGCCCTATTTGCAAGCCCCGCCTATGCAAGCCAATACGGGTTGCCGCAGCATCCAGGTGAACTCAGCGCGTACGCTGGCCTTCTGCAGTCGAGGGAAGCCGCAGAAATCAAACTGCATTCGCGAACTAAAACCGCAAAAGGACTTTTGCGTTCACGTTTAATCATCGGCCCTTCCGACGCCTTGATTGACCCTGCCTTGGACGGACTGGGAATTGCCGTACTGCCCGAGTTCCAGGCTGCGCCGCTGGTCGCATCAGGTCAATTAGTCAGGGTGCTGGAAGGCTGGCAAATGTCCCCGCTGAAAGTCCATCTGATCTACCCCATGCAACGCCATCAATCGCAAACAGTTCGGGCTCTGATGGCATTCCTTGTGGAGCAGATCCCCAAAAGGTTGAAGACACTGTCGATCTGAATTGCCCCAGGTTAACTAGACACTTCTAAACTGTCTTTGGACTGAACATTGACTAACCCACTCAGTAAAACAGTGGCGTTCAAAAGTAGAGATTTCTGGCAAATTTGATGCCCCTCCGGGCAGGAGATTTGTCATGAAAAAGTCAAAGTTCACCGAAGAGCAGATCGCGTTTGCGCTGCGCCAGGCCGAGTCAGGCACGACAGTGGCAGAGGTCTGCCGCAAGATGGGCGTGAGCGAAGCGACCTTTTATAACTGGAAGAAGAAGTACGGCGGCCTGGGCGTGACTGAGCTGCGCCGATTGAAGCAGCTGGAAGAAGAGAACGCGCGCCTCAAGCGCACGGTGGCCGACCTGAGCCTGGACAAGCAGATGTTGCAGGAGGTCATCCAAAAAAAGCTGTGAAGCCGGCTCGCAAGCGCGAGCTGGCGAATTTCCTGATCCATGCTTACCGCATCAGCATCCGTCGCGCCACGGCAGTCATTCAATTGCGCCAAGCCACTTACTTTTATCGGCCACGGCCACGCGATGATCGCGCTTAGCGCCAGCGAATTCGGGAGATTGCCGCCACGCGCATCCGGTATGGGGCGCGACGTATCCACGTATTGCTACGGCGCGAGGGCTGGCTGATCAATCACAAGAAGACCTACCGGATTTACTGCGAGGAAGGCTTGAATCTACGGCGCAAACGGCCGAAACGCCGTATGGCCGCGGCCCACCGGCAGGAACGACCGACTATCTCCAGTTTGAACGACTGCTGGAGCATGGATTTCGTCGCCGATCAGTTGTTCAACGGCCAGAAAATCCGGGCGTTAACTGTGGTCGATAATTTTAGCCGGGAGAGCCTGGCGATCACGGTGGATTTCGCGCTGAAAGCGGCCGATGTGGTGGCGACGATGCAGCATGTGCAAGCCCTGCGTGGGACGCCGCAACGGATTCGGCTGGATAACGGCAGCGAATTCATTTCGGTGGCGCTGGATCAATGGGCGTATGAGCATGGGGTGACGCTGGACTTCTCGCGTCCGGGCAAACCCACGGATAATGCGTTCATCGAGTCGTTCAACGGCAGCCTGCGGGACGAATGCTTGAATGTGCACTGGTTTCTGTCGCTGGACGATGCCCGTGACAAGATCGAACGCTGGCGAGTGGATTACAACGAATTCAGGCCGCACAGTTCGCTGGGTGACCTGACCCCGAGCGAGTTCCGACTCGCCCACCTTGAGGCCGGAAATCTCTAGTTTCGACCGCTTGGTTAGTTGGGAGGAGGTCAATTTCGCATCCACCAAATTTCGGCACCGAGCACTACGCCCATCAGTCAGTGCCGTCGTTGCTCGTCAGACCGCAAGGTCAGGACCTGCACGCCTTTCGCGGTGACAGCCACCGTGTGCTCGAACTGCGCAGACAGTTGCCCATCGCGGGTAACCACTGTCCAGCCATCGTCTTCAGTGCGGACCGCCTGGCGGCCTTGATTCACCATCGGCTCAATGGTGAAGACCATGCCTTCCCGTAGCACCAGGCCCGTTCGCGGCTTGCCCCAGTGCAGCACTTGGGGCGCTTCGTGCATCTCTCGCCCGATGCCGTGCCCGCAGTAATCCCGCACGACCGAATAGCCATTCCTGCGGGCGTGCCGCTCAATCGCGTGCCCCACGTCGCCGAGCGTGGCCCCTGGTCGAACTGCCTGGATCCCTTTCCACATTGCCTCGTAGGTCGTCTGCACCAGTCGCCTGGCCAGCGGCGATACCTCGCCCACCAAGTAGGTCTTGCTGGAGTCGGCAATGTAGCCGTTCTTCTCCAGCGTGATATCGAAATTCACGATATCGCCGTCTTGCAGGATATCCGTGGTGGCTGGAACGCCATGGCAGACCACGTGGTTGCGGGACGCATGCAGCGCGTAGGCATATCCATATTGCCCTTTGCTTGCCGGACGCGCCTTGAGCCCGTTGACGATCAGTTCGTCGACCAGATCGTTCACCTGCATGGTGGACATGCCGATCAAGCTCAACTGATCCAAATGGCCAAATACCTGCGCCAACAGCCTGCCCGACTCGGCCATCAGCGCGATTTCCTCTGAGCGCTTGGTCATATCGGTACCGCCTTGGCAGGGGGTGACTCGATGCCCGCAGCCCGAAGTTCGCGGGTCACGATCTCGTTGAAGCTGAGCGTCGGGTTCAGCTCACACAGCATGCCGATCCTGATCCAGAACGCAGCTTGCGCGTTGATGGAACGGCACGAGACTGCGCTGGCTTTGCGCAGTTGATCGTGCAAGTCGTCGTCGATGTTTACGATACCCATGCCAGTCGATCCATATGAAACATATACGAATCATATAGTCCCGTCGTTCATGGGGCAAGTGTCCTTCGGGCAGCAGGCGCAGGGTCTCGAAGTTGGCGCAATTTGCTCAGTCGTCCCTGGGAGAAGCGACAGCCTGGCAGACGCGCGCGCGCGCCCCAGCCAACCGAGCGGTCAAAGCTCGCAATTTCCGGCGTCAAGGCGGGCGAGCCGGAACTCGCCCGGGGTCGGATCAGCGATAGCGGGGTCACACGGACCGCAGCTCGCGCAGGCGGCCCTGCTGCATTTTCCACTGGCCAGGCTATCTGGAACGCCTAGGGCAGTTTGGCGACCACCTTGATCTCAAACTGAAAACCGTACAGCCAGGTGACTCCAATGCCGGTCAAGGTGGGATAAGGGGCTTCACCCCAATATTCGGGCAGGACGCGCCAGATGGTTTCAAGGTTCGATTCGGGATCGACGACAAAGAGGGTTACGTCAACCACGTCGTCAAACGTGCAGCCCGCGGCAGCGAGCACCGCATTCAGGTTATCGAACGCCAACCTGACCTGCGCCTGCAGATCGGGCTCGGGCGAGCCATCCTCGCGGCTGCCGACCTGCCCTGAAACGAACAGAAACCCGTTGGATTTGACGGCCGGTGAATACCGATTGCGCTCATAAAGCGCGTGCCGTCCGGGGGGGAAAACCGCTTCGCGTGTTGCCATGTCTGCACCTTTGCAATGGGGCGAAATCCGCCTACTGAACGAGGAAAACACTTTATAAGTGCCAGGCCATGTCGATAAACAGGCAATTTTGGCCATCACTGTTTGTAAAATACAAACAATCTGGAACCAGGGAGGATGCAGGGTGGATCGGTTCGATGCGATGCGTGCCTTTGCTCGGGTGGTGGAGGCAGGCAGCTTCACCAAGGCTGCCCAGACACTGCACATGAGCAAAACCACGGTGACGCAACTGATTCAGCAGTTGGAGGCGCGCCTGCGCGTCAAGTTGCTCCATCGCACCACCCGCAAGCTCAGCGTCACGCCCGATGGCGCGGCCTACTACGCGCGCGTCGTCCGCCTGCTGGCGGACCTGGACGATGCTGAAACCAGCCTGTCCAGCGCTGCGGCTGCGCCCAGGGGTCGGCTGCGGGTGGATGTGCCCAGCCCGCTGGCCCGTCTGGTGTTGGTGCCGGCGCTACCGGCTTTCCACGCGCGCTACCCGGATATCCAGTTCGACATGGGCGTGAGCGACCGGATGGTGGATCTGCTCGGCGACAACGTGGATTGCGTCGTGCGCGGTGGCGAAATCATCGATCAATCCCTGAGCGCCCGTCATGTCGGCGATTTGCAAATCGGCGCCTACGTCGCACCAGGTTATGTGGCACGCCTCGGCGTGCCGGTGCACCCACGGGAGCTGGAGGACACAGCCCATCGCATAGTGGGCTTCATGTCTTCACGCACCGGCACGGTCGAGCCTTGGGCCATGCACTGCGGGAATGAACACATTCAGGTCAAGAGCCGCTATGTGCTCGCGGTGGACGATGGCAATGCCTACCTTGAGGCGGGGTTGGCTGGACTGGGGGTGCTTTGGTTGCCTACCTATATGGCGGCCGCCCATCAGGCGCGTGGCGAATTGATTCCGCTATTCGAGCAATGGCGTTTCGACCCACTACCGCTATACGTGGCATTTCCGCCAAACCGCCATGTAAGCGCCAAGCTGCGGGTGTTCATCGACTGGATCGTTGAGTTGATCAAGCAGTATGTCCCAGATGCCAACCGGGATCGGCGCCATCCCAGCCATCCCTGATTGGACCCTTGCAACAGCGGCAGTCGCCGTGCAGCGGAGCACGGGGGCGTCAATCGCAAGCCCACGCTGCTGTCCGATCTGCCACGCAATCCTGCCGTTGCGAACCGTCGCGGCACGCTGCTGCCCCAGCCGCGGCGATCAGCGGCTTCACGGCATCAAGCTGAACAGCCGCCATCGCATATGGCGTAGCGCCCGATACCGCGCCGGCAGGTGCCTGCCACACGCGGTCCGTCAGCCGCGGGGCGATGCGCCAAGCCGGTTGGGGCGGCGATGCCCTTGGCGGCATGCCGTCGCAGACAGGGGGCCGCGATGTAAAACAGGACCAAGCAACTCGTGGCGTCTTGCTCGTGGCTTCGTCTTCCCGGCAACACCTGCGCTGCTTGTCACTGGGTCGATTCAGCCCGCCGGATGAGTGGCATGAGGGCTCAGTCCCTGCAGTATCCCTCCCCACTGCGGACTGTCAGGCAATTTGATTTTTCGGCGAGCCACTTCATGCCGGTCCCCTCGCCATTGCTTGCCTGGATCACTTCCTTCACCCCGTCACGCTCAAACGCAATGCCGGAAACGACGGCCTTGCCCTGGAAGGTACGCGGGCCATCGAGATTCTGAATCGTCACCTGATACGTGCCATTCCCGCCGGCAAGCTGCAACAACGTGCCTTCCGGGCCATGCCACTTGCCGACCCAACTGTCGGCGACCGGCTTGTCCATGACCGGCGTCGGATCGGCAGGCTGCACCGGGCGGGGACCGGTACCCTGCTCCGAACAGCCGGCGGCGGCCATTGCCGCAATCGCAGCAAGATGACAAAGCATGATTTTCACTCAGGCCACCTCATATCGCTTGCTCCAGCGTTTGGATTCAGCCATCGCCTGGCAATCCGGCAAAGCGCAGGCCTGCAAAAGAGTGTGCGGTTCGCAGCAGGATGGCCCAGGGCGGCGGCGCCTGCTCCACGATGGCGTGCGCTCAACTGATATCGGTGATCCTGG is a genomic window containing:
- a CDS encoding RidA family protein, with the protein product MATREAVFPPGRHALYERNRYSPAVKSNGFLFVSGQVGSREDGSPEPDLQAQVRLAFDNLNAVLAAAGCTFDDVVDVTLFVVDPESNLETIWRVLPEYWGEAPYPTLTGIGVTWLYGFQFEIKVVAKLP
- a CDS encoding LysR family transcriptional regulator, producing MDRFDAMRAFARVVEAGSFTKAAQTLHMSKTTVTQLIQQLEARLRVKLLHRTTRKLSVTPDGAAYYARVVRLLADLDDAETSLSSAAAAPRGRLRVDVPSPLARLVLVPALPAFHARYPDIQFDMGVSDRMVDLLGDNVDCVVRGGEIIDQSLSARHVGDLQIGAYVAPGYVARLGVPVHPRELEDTAHRIVGFMSSRTGTVEPWAMHCGNEHIQVKSRYVLAVDDGNAYLEAGLAGLGVLWLPTYMAAAHQARGELIPLFEQWRFDPLPLYVAFPPNRHVSAKLRVFIDWIVELIKQYVPDANRDRRHPSHP